The Streptomyces uncialis genomic interval GCCCTCAAGGGCTTCCTGGCCTACACCGAGGACGCGATCGTGTCCTCGGACATCGTCGGCGACCCGGCGTCCTGCATCTTCGACTCCTCCCTGACCATGGTCCAGGAGGGCAACACGGTGAAGATCCTCGGCTGGTACGACAACGAGTGGGGCTACTCCAACCGTCTCGTCGACCTCACGGTCTTCGTCGGCGAACAGCTCTGAACCCGTTCCCGCCACGGCAGGCACCCCGATGTGAGTGACAGGGCTCGGGCGGCGCGAGGAAGCGCCGCCCGAGCCCTGTCACGTCCACACGCCCCGAGCGGAGCCGGTACGGGCTCCGCAGCGACTCCCGGGGCCGCGCAGAGCCCCGAGAGCCTTGAGAGCCCTTTTTCTAGGAGTCCACTCATGAAGACGATCGACGAACTCCTCGCCGAAGGCGTCGACAACAAGCGTGTCTTCGTCCGCGCCGATCTGAACGTGCCGCTCGCCGAAGGTGTCATCACCGACGACGGCCGCATCCGCGCCGTCCTGCCGACGATCCAGGCCCTCGTCGGAGCCGGTGCCAAGGTCGTCGTCGCGTCCCACCTGGGCCGCCCCAAGGGCGCCCCGGACCCCGCCTTCTCGCTGCTGCCCGCCGCCGAACGCCTCGGGGAGCTGCTCGGCGCGCCCGTCGCCTTCGCGCAGGACACCGTCGGCCCCGCCGCGCACGGCGCCGTGGACGGCCTCCAGCCCGGCCAGGTCGCCGTCATCGAGAACCTGCGCTTCAACCCCGGCGAGACCAGCAAGGACGACACCGAGCGCGGCGAGTTCGCCGACCGTCTCGCCGCCCTCGCCGATGTCTACGTGGGCGACGGCTTCGGCGCGGTCCACCGCGGCCACGCCTCCGTCCTGGACCTCCCGGCCCGGCTGCCGCATTACGCGGGCTACCTCATCGCCACCGAGGTCGGCGTCCTGAGGAAGCTCACCGACGAGGTCCAGCGGCCCTACGCGGTCGTCCTCGGCGGCGCCAAGGTCTCCGACAAGCTCGGGGTGATCGACCACCTCCTGGAGAAGGCCGACCGCATCCTGATCGGCGGCGGCATGGTGTACACCTTCCTCAAGGCCCAGGGCCACGAGGTCGGCACCTCGCTGCTCCAGGAGGACCAGGTCCCGGCCGTCCAGGACTACCTCAAGCGGGCCGAGGCCAACGGCGTGGAGTTCGTGCTCCCCGTCGACGTCGTGGTCGCCCCCGCGTTCCCCGACCTCAAGGCCAAGGCCCCGACCCACCCGGCCACCGTCACCGTGGACGCGATCCCGGCCGACCAGCAGGGCCTGGACATCGGCCCGAGGACGGCCGCGCTCTACGCGGAGAAGCTCGCCGACACGGCCACCGTCTTCTGGAACGGCCCCATGGGTGTCTTCGAGCACCCCGACTACGCCGAGGGCACCAAAGTGGTCGCCCAGGCCCTGCTCGACTCACCGGCCTTCACGGTCGTCGGCGGCGGCGACTCCGCCGCGGCCGTACGCATCCTGGGCTTCGACGAGCAGGCATTCGGACACATCTCGACCGGTGGCGGCGCCTCCCTCGAATACCTTGAGGGCAAGACGCTCCCCGGCCTCGCCGCACTGGAGAACTGAACCTTCCATGACGAACCAGACCCGTACGCCCCTGATGGCGGGCAACTGGAAGATGAACCTCAACCACCTTGAGGCCATCGCCCATGTCCAGAAACTCGCCTTCGCCCTCGCCGACAAGGACTACGACGCGGTGGAGGTCGCGGTCCTGCCGCCCTTCACCGACCTGCGGTCCGTGCAGACCCTCGTCGACGGCGACAAGCTGAAGATCAAGTACGGCGCCCAGGACATCTCGGCGCACGACTCCGGCGCCTACACCGGCGAGATCTCCGGCCTCATGCTGGCCAAGCTGAAGTGCTCGTACGTCACCGTCGGCCACTCCGAGCGCCGCCAGTACCACGCCGAGACCGACGAGGTGTGCAACGCCAAGGTCAAGGCCGCCTACCGGCACGGGCTCACCCCGATCCTCTGCGTCGGTGAGGGCCTCGACATCCGCAAGGCCGGCCAGCAGGTCGAGTACACGCTCGCCCAGCTCGACGGCGGGTTGAAGGACCTCCCGGCCGAGCACGCCGAGTCGATCGTGATCGCCTACGAGCCCGTCTGGGCGATCGGCACCGGCGAGGTCGCCACGCCCGAGGACGCCCAGGAGGTGTGCGGCGCGATCCGCGGCCGGCTCGCCGAGCTGTACTCCCAGGACCTCGCGGACAAGGTGCGCATCCAGTACGGCGGCTCCGTCAAGGGCGGGAACGTCGCCGCGATCATGGCGCAGCCCGATGTCGACGGCGCTCTCGTCGGAGGGGCCGCGCTCGACTCCGACGAGTTCGTCAAGATCGTCCGCTTCCGCGACCAGTGAGTATGCGCTAGCGGCGATCCGTCGTACTCTTGCGGGGGCCGACGGCCTGGAAAGTGAGCATGGCGTCCGGCACCGGGCACCGGGAAACAGCCCGGGAACCGGCCGCGACGGCGCTCACCAGGTACGCTTCGGCCCTCGCGTCGTCCATCAAGATCCGAGGGAAGACCCCGGAAAGGGAGTTCGCTGTGGTTTTGGGGTTCTCGATCGCCCTGATCGTCTTCAGCCTGCTGATGATGCTGCTGGTGCTGATGCACAAGGGCAAGGGCGGCGGTCTGTCGGACATGTTCGGTGGCGGCATGCAGTCGTCGGTCGGCGGCTCCTCGGTCGCCGAGCGCAACCTTGACCGCATCACCGTTGTGGTCGGCCTGCTGTGGTTCGCGTGCATCGTCGCGCTCGGCATCATGATGAAGCTCAACAACTGAGCCTCGTAGCCTTTCGTACACAGCGCACGTCGAGCCCCATGTAGGGTCCGCGTCCTCGGACGCGGCCTATCATGGGGCTTGCGTCTAGGCGTGGGGTGCAACTCCCCTCACTGGACGCGCGTTGGGCCTTACGTAGACTGAGGCGCCCGCGGCGAAGCGTTACGCCGACTCGCTTCGCGGCACCATCACGCAGGGAGTTACGACCGTGGCAAGTGGCAACGCGATCCGAGGAAGCCGGGTCGGTGCGGGGCCGATGGGCGAGGCCGAGCGCGGCGAGTCCGCGCCACGGCTGCGCATCTCCTTCTGGTGCTCGAACGGGCACGAGACGCAGCCGAGCTTCGCCAGTGACGCGCAGGTCCCCGACAACTGGGACTGCCCGCGGTGCGGCTTTCCGGCCGGACAGGACCGGGACAACCCACCGGCTCCACCGCGGACCGAGCCGTACAAGACCCATCTCGCCTATGTCCGTGAGCGACGCAGCGACGCGGACGGCGAGGCGATCCTCGCCGAGGCGCTCGCCAAACTCCGCGGCGAGATCTAGCAGTTGGCGATCCGGCCGGACACCCTCGGGTGTCCGGCCGGACCGCGTTTCCCCAGCCGCGCACCACCGCCGCCCGTCCCCGCCCGCATCAGCGCACCGGCCCCCGTACTCCCGGGGGCCGTTCGCGTTCCCGCAGGTCAAGGGCGTTGTCAGTGGCGGGGGTTAGCGTGGGAAACCGGTGATCGACGTATCGGGGGGCAGGGGTGGCGGCGGTACAGGCGGTGGCGGCGGACGGGAGCGTCGTCGGATGGCGCGGCGGCTTCGGACGGCTGTGGACGGCCGCGGTGCTCTCCAAGTTCGGGGACGCGCTGCGCGCCGCCGCGCTGCCGCTGCTCGCCGCCGGCCTCACCGACGAGCCGCTGCTCGTCGCCGCGGTCACCGCCTGCGGCTATCTGCCGTGGCTGGTGTTCGGGCTGCTCGGCGGCGCCCTCGCCGACCGGGTGGACCAGCGGCGCGCCATGGCGTGGGCCGATGCCCTGCGCGCGCTGCTGATGGCGGCGTTCGCGGTCGCCGTCGCCCTGGGACATGCCTCGATCGGGTTGCTGATCGCCCTCGCCTTCACCCTCACCACCCTCCAGACCCTCTTCGACAACGCGGCGACCGCCCTGCTGCCCTCCCTCGTCGGTCCACGCGGACTCGCCGGCGCCAACGCCCGTCTGATGACCGGTCAGCAGCTCGCGGGCGGCCTCGTCGCCACCCCGCTCGTGCCGC includes:
- a CDS encoding phosphoglycerate kinase encodes the protein MKTIDELLAEGVDNKRVFVRADLNVPLAEGVITDDGRIRAVLPTIQALVGAGAKVVVASHLGRPKGAPDPAFSLLPAAERLGELLGAPVAFAQDTVGPAAHGAVDGLQPGQVAVIENLRFNPGETSKDDTERGEFADRLAALADVYVGDGFGAVHRGHASVLDLPARLPHYAGYLIATEVGVLRKLTDEVQRPYAVVLGGAKVSDKLGVIDHLLEKADRILIGGGMVYTFLKAQGHEVGTSLLQEDQVPAVQDYLKRAEANGVEFVLPVDVVVAPAFPDLKAKAPTHPATVTVDAIPADQQGLDIGPRTAALYAEKLADTATVFWNGPMGVFEHPDYAEGTKVVAQALLDSPAFTVVGGGDSAAAVRILGFDEQAFGHISTGGGASLEYLEGKTLPGLAALEN
- the tpiA gene encoding triose-phosphate isomerase codes for the protein MTNQTRTPLMAGNWKMNLNHLEAIAHVQKLAFALADKDYDAVEVAVLPPFTDLRSVQTLVDGDKLKIKYGAQDISAHDSGAYTGEISGLMLAKLKCSYVTVGHSERRQYHAETDEVCNAKVKAAYRHGLTPILCVGEGLDIRKAGQQVEYTLAQLDGGLKDLPAEHAESIVIAYEPVWAIGTGEVATPEDAQEVCGAIRGRLAELYSQDLADKVRIQYGGSVKGGNVAAIMAQPDVDGALVGGAALDSDEFVKIVRFRDQ
- the secG gene encoding preprotein translocase subunit SecG, whose amino-acid sequence is MVLGFSIALIVFSLLMMLLVLMHKGKGGGLSDMFGGGMQSSVGGSSVAERNLDRITVVVGLLWFACIVALGIMMKLNN
- a CDS encoding RNA polymerase-binding protein RbpA, with translation MASGNAIRGSRVGAGPMGEAERGESAPRLRISFWCSNGHETQPSFASDAQVPDNWDCPRCGFPAGQDRDNPPAPPRTEPYKTHLAYVRERRSDADGEAILAEALAKLRGEI